A region of the Neochlamydia sp. AcF84 genome:
GTCTTTCCCATCAAGAATGCCTGAAACGTTTCGGCACCGATCGTCCAGATATGCGTTTTGGCATGGAACTAGTTGAGCTGCAAGACCTGGCTGCCCAATCGACCTTTGCTGTTTTTCAAGAGCAAATCAACGGTGGAGGCACGGTAAAAGGTTTATGTGTTAAAGGCGGCCAGGATATTTCGCGTAAAAACATCGATGAATATACTGATTTTGTGGGACGTCTAGGAGTAAAAGGGCTCGCTTGGATGAAAATGCAAGAAGGAACATTATCCTCCAGCATTGCCAAGTTTTTCTCTAAGGAGCTGCAGAAAGAACTTATTCAAAGAATGGGCATGGAAAATGGCGATCTTCTTTTCATGATCGCCGATTCTAAATCTCGTACTAACCAAGCATTAGACCATCTAAGGCGACGATTGAGTCGAGACAGAAATTTAATTAAACCCCATCAGCTAGAATTTTTATGGGTGACAGATTTTCCCCTATTTGCTTGGGATGAAGACAACCAACGGTTAGTCAGTGAACATCATCCTTTTACCTCCCCTCATCCAGATGATTTGCCTCTATTAGATACAGATCCATTAGCGGTACGTTCATCAGGCTATGATATTGTGCTTAACGGCTATGAAATTGGAGGAGGCTCTCAGCGCATTCATAATAGTGACTTGCAAAAGAAAATATTTGAGCTTCTCAAATTATCCGCCGAAGAGCTAAAAATTAAATTTGGATTTTTTCTTGAGGCTCTTAGCTATGGAACTCCTCCCCATTTAGGAATCGCTCTAGGATTAGACCGCATTGTTATGATCCTAAGCCAAACAGAAAACATTCGTGATGTGATCGCTTTCCCTAAAACTCAAAAAGCTAGCGATTTAATGCTTGAATGTCCTGCAAACGTTTCCTCTGAGCAATTAAAAGATCTTAAATTAACCATCGAAGAACCTGGATTTTCGTGGACATAATTTAGGTAATTAACCTAACGTGTTGTATATTCAAAAAGAATGGAGGTTTGATCGCGCTATGCTAAATAAAACAAAACTTTTAACTTTGGCCGGTATTAGTACCGCTCTTATACTAGGAACTTTAGTTGCTCATGAAGATACAACGTCTCATTCAGCGAAAAACTCTCTTCCTAATGCCAATAGCCACGCCAGTTCTACTACTGAAGTCGACATGAAAAAGCTATCTGAAGCTTTTGGTCACTTCATCGGCAAAAACTTAAAAAGCCCTGGGGTAGCCTTTGATTTAGATAGCATTATCAAAGGCATGCGTGATGGAGCAGAAGGTAAGGCTGGACCCATGAGCGATCAAGAATATGAAGCTCTTATGTTTAAAGTGCAAGAGCAGGCTTTTGCCAAGTTATCAGAGGATAATTTGAAAGCTGCGGAAGCTTTTATGGCAAAAAATGCTCAAGAAACTAATGTACAAACAATTGTGCCAGGAAAACTGCAATACATAATCCTACAAGAAGGCACTGGCACGGCTGTAGATGAGCATGGAACTCCTAGTATTAACTATACGGCCAAATATATTGATGGAACTGTTTTCGATAGTTCTGAAGCCACAGGAGGACCGGTCACCATTCCCTTAGACCAGACAACCGCAGGTTTTAGCAAAGGAATCAATGGAATGAAGGAAGGCGAAAAACGACGTTTATTTGTCCATCCAGATCTAGGATTTGGTAAAACAGGCCAGCTACCCCCCAATTCAGCTATTATTTTTGAAGTTGAGGTAGTAAAAGCTAAAGGAGATACAAAAAATTTGAAAGATATCCCTGAGGCCACTGAGGAAGAAATGCTTTTACTTGAAGAAAGCGAAGCAACCGACTCAAAAAAATAAATTTATAAAATAAAAAGGCTGCATAGCAGTAAATATGCAGCCTTTTTACATCTTCTACCCTCTATATTTATATCCTGTGAAAGTAGTTCTTTATCAACCCTGCATCCCTCAAAATACTGGCAATATTGTACGCACATGCGCAGTAACTGGCAACGACCTTGTTCTAATTCCCCCCTTGGGGTTTAGTATAAGTGATCGATGGCTCAAAAGATCGGGTTTAGATTATTGGGAAGGCGTCAATGTTCAACTTATTGAAAACCTAGAGGAGCTGCTAGAAAGTTCTTGCCACTCTTTTACTTTTTTCTCTAGTAAGGCCACCCGTTTACATACGGAAGTGAACTATCAAGCTAATGATTATCTTATTTTCGGTTCTGAAACAGCAGGATTACCGCCTATCTTTTTCCAAAAATGGCCAGAGCGCTTTGTACGCATTCCTATGATTGAGGGAGTGCGTTGCTTAAATCTAGCCACTTCCGTAGGAATAGCTGTCTATGAAGCTTGGAGGCAAAATCATTTTAAGCAAGCAAAAGACAAAAAAAATTAATTAGGCTAGAGCGCGAGCCTTTTTGCCTTACAGGGCAAAAGGGCCCCCACTAAAGTGGTCTGCTTTACTCTTTTCTACCTAAACGAATAGATGAGCTACACCTACCCTCTTTTAAAATTTAAAGGCTCACCGTAATAGCCTCTTTAAGATCTTGTTTAGATTTTACTCCTACAAAGCGTTTAATTTCCTTGCCTTCTTTAAAAACGATAAGTGTAGGGATAGAAGTTACACCATATTGAGCTGTAACTTTTTGAGCTTTTTCAATATCTACCTTAGCGATAGTAGCTTGTTCGGCCAGCTCTCCTGCTAATTCTTCAATTATAGGGGCTATCATCTTACAAGGACCACACCAATCAGCAAAGAAATCTACCAAAGTCACGCCTGTTGCTATAGTGGTTCCAAAGTTATCATCATCTAAATGCTTTAAATGTTCTGACATGCAATTCTCCTTAAAATGTATGGCATCTTCAAATGTATCTTATCCTATGCTGTTATTTTTGAGCGAGGTTCAAAAAAAAGATTACAAGAGAATTTTTTTATAAAGCAAGAGCATTAAAAAACTTAAATTTCTTTAATGGATAAAAGCTTTAGCTCTTAAAAGTATAGGTAGCCTTCATAATTAGAAGGTATTGTTCGCTTAGAGCTTTGGACTTGTCTACTTTAAGAGAATGAGGGCTGCTTATCTTAAGGGCTTCTCTTCTACATTTTCTTTTGCTGAGGACAACTTACGGGCTTTTTTGCCAAAAAATTCACAGTAAGCGGGAGTGTTTTTTTTCAAAATGAGAAGTAAATATCATTAAAAATTTTAAGATTTTATTTAATCTTTAAAAGCTTTCTTCGTAAAAAGTTTTCCCTTCTCTTAAAAACACAAAAAAGCCTCTTATCAGGGTGGAGAGATTACTTATCACCTTTGTTATGCATTTTTTTTAATTTTTGATTAAAAACTTCATAAAATTTAAGCATTAACTTTTTTAATGCCTTAGGACTTCACAGCTTAAATGGCAATGAAGGAGTGTATCCTTAAATTTTGCTTAAGTAAAGGCACCTAATCATCCCGCCATCTTATAAAGCTGAAAAAACAGGCTTCTTATGGCTAGCTTAGCTATATAGACAAAGCAGCGAAAGGCTTTTTATGATTTTTAAATTCCTTTAATCCAATCTTTAAATTCAAAAGATATATGTTGAGTTTTACAAAAGCTTTCATTATTATCTTTTCAACCGTTTGGTGGCCATTTTAATGATATCAGAACGTATATTTACGCTTATTCATCTTACTTGTTTCCTACTTTCCTTCACCTTAAGTGCTAATGAGGATAGGTTAATGCCCATAAAAGAAATCCCTTTAATCCTTAATATGGAGAATTTAGAAGATCTTCCCAAAAATTTTCGGATGACTACGCCCTGTTATCTAGCTAAGCACAGCAATCCTTCTCTTCCCTCAGTCGAGGGTCTTCTCAATTTAAATGCTTCGGCAAGCGGACAGTTTTCGGCAAATGGCCTTCTTCAAATTTTAAAGACTATTCCTTATAACCGCATTATGGTTATTGATTTACGTGAAGAATCCCATGGTTTTATCAATGGCATGGCAGTGAGCTGGTATGGCGAGAGAAACTGGCATAATAAAGAAAAAACTTTTGAAGAAATTCAGTGGGATGAAAATGAAAGATTGCAAAAGCTGTTAAGAAATAAGCAGGTGCATCTTCATGACAAATATACTTTTAATCCTTCCTCTACTGTGCATGTTAAAGAAGTTTATACAGAGAATGATTTAATCTGCAAAATGGGAATTCACCATGTACGCCTTCCGTTGACCGATCATGTTAAACCTGGCGATGAGCAAGTCGATCGTTTCATCGAACTTATAAAGGCTTATCATTTGACCCCCGAAAATCCTGGTTACTGGCTCCACTTTCATTGTGCTGCGGGTAGAGGGCGAAGCACAGCCTTGATTGCTATGTACGACATGATCCGCAATGCTTCAAAGGTTTCTTTCAAAGATATCCTTAAACGCCATGCCCTGATTGGAGGCAAAGATTTAACAGTGCCTTTTGAAGTAAACGACTGGAGATACCCTTACCATTTTGAAAGGCTGGAGTTTATGAAAAATTTTTATAAATATTGCCTAGACAATCCTAACCTCGAGCAAAAGTGGTCCTCTTGGATTAGTAAACTAAAATATTAACCCCCTTTTCCTTAATTTTAATATGTCACACTCCCTACCTTATCTTGTCTTAGCCTATTACCATTTTCCCCATTTACCTGATCCACACGCAGAAGTAACCGCCCATAAAAAGTTCTTTGAGGGACGCGATGTCACTTGCCGTATATATATTTCAGAAAATGGAATTAACGGCCAAATGTCAGCCTCTCGGGAAGATGGCCAAGCTTATATGGATTGGATGCATGCTAGGCCAGAATTTAAGGACATGCATTTTAAGCTTCATGAGTACCATGAACACGCTTTTCCGCGCTGTACTGTCAAATATCGCAAGCAACTGGTAGCTGTGGATGAAAGAATAGATTTGAGTAAGCGCGGTGAACATGTCTCCCCTCAACGATGGAAAGAGATGCTGGAAAAAAAAGACGACCATATTCTCATTGATGTAAGGAATGATTATGAGTGGAAAGTTGGCCACTTTGAAGGAGCAGAACTTCCTCCTTGTGAAACCTTTAAAGATTTCAAACATTACGTCGAAGATCTTAAAGAGAAAATAGATCCTCAAAAAACTCCCGTGATGATGTACTGCACCGGAGGAATTCGCTGCGAACTTTATTCTTCCATCCTTATTAAACAAGGTTTTGATAAAGTTTATCAATTAGAAGGAGGCATCATCAATTATGGTTTACAAGAAGGTAGCGATTATTGGTTAGGCAAACTTTTCGTCTTTGATGATCGCTTGACTGTACCTATCAGCAAGGAAGAGACAAAGACTATCGCCACCTGCCATCATTGTAACCAACCTTGTGATACCTATTTAAATTGTGCCAATATGGATTGTAACGATTTATTTATATGTTGTAATGAATGTTCAAAAAAGTATTTAGGGTGTTGCCAAGAGCAGTGTCAACAGGCGGAACGAGTACGTCCTTTTCAAGAAGATAGACCGCATAAACCTTTTAGGAAAAAGCATAAATATATAAATATAGCTTCTAACACTCCCAAATAGGCTTTAAATAAATATAAACGCTTGAAGGCTTGAACTTATTTATATATATTTTATTCATAAGCTAGGAATGAAGGGAAATGCCTAGATTTTCTCTTTATTTTCCAGGCAATATCTAATAAGGCTTAGCATACGCTTTTGCGTTTCTTCTAGTACGACTGTCAAGCCAGGTTTAATACCTTTTTCTGACAGTTCAAAAGCTTTCATGGTATTGCAGATGCGGCCATCTAGGCGTATACCAATGCCCTTAAGGCCTACCATATTGCCCCAATCGCCAAACATCTCTAACGTCATTTCGCAAGCAGTAATCATAAAAATAACTTGTTTCTCAGGATAATGATGGACGATTTCAAAGATTTTTCCTCCTA
Encoded here:
- the aspS gene encoding aspartate--tRNA ligase, which produces MVTYRRTFNCGSLRKENIGQAVTLAGWVHRRRDHGGLIFIDLRDRFGLTQLVFDPEKNPQAHRDSEKLRSEYVIAIQGTVIPRQEGMANLKLSTGEIEVQVLTIELLSKAKTPPFSICDEQIEVNEELRLKYRYLDIRRGEIANRLVKRHQAMLATRHYLDENGFLEISTPLLGKSTPEGARDYLVPSRIYPGSFFALPQSPQIFKQLLMVAGMDRYFQIAPCFRDEDLRADRQPEFTQIDLEMSFGTAEDLIPLIEGLLNKIFKACNEMDIPMGFRRLSHQECLKRFGTDRPDMRFGMELVELQDLAAQSTFAVFQEQINGGGTVKGLCVKGGQDISRKNIDEYTDFVGRLGVKGLAWMKMQEGTLSSSIAKFFSKELQKELIQRMGMENGDLLFMIADSKSRTNQALDHLRRRLSRDRNLIKPHQLEFLWVTDFPLFAWDEDNQRLVSEHHPFTSPHPDDLPLLDTDPLAVRSSGYDIVLNGYEIGGGSQRIHNSDLQKKIFELLKLSAEELKIKFGFFLEALSYGTPPHLGIALGLDRIVMILSQTENIRDVIAFPKTQKASDLMLECPANVSSEQLKDLKLTIEEPGFSWT
- a CDS encoding rhodanese-related sulfurtransferase: MSHSLPYLVLAYYHFPHLPDPHAEVTAHKKFFEGRDVTCRIYISENGINGQMSASREDGQAYMDWMHARPEFKDMHFKLHEYHEHAFPRCTVKYRKQLVAVDERIDLSKRGEHVSPQRWKEMLEKKDDHILIDVRNDYEWKVGHFEGAELPPCETFKDFKHYVEDLKEKIDPQKTPVMMYCTGGIRCELYSSILIKQGFDKVYQLEGGIINYGLQEGSDYWLGKLFVFDDRLTVPISKEETKTIATCHHCNQPCDTYLNCANMDCNDLFICCNECSKKYLGCCQEQCQQAERVRPFQEDRPHKPFRKKHKYINIASNTPK
- a CDS encoding tRNA (cytidine(34)-2'-O)-methyltransferase, coding for MKVVLYQPCIPQNTGNIVRTCAVTGNDLVLIPPLGFSISDRWLKRSGLDYWEGVNVQLIENLEELLESSCHSFTFFSSKATRLHTEVNYQANDYLIFGSETAGLPPIFFQKWPERFVRIPMIEGVRCLNLATSVGIAVYEAWRQNHFKQAKDKKN
- a CDS encoding FKBP-type peptidyl-prolyl cis-trans isomerase; this encodes MLYIQKEWRFDRAMLNKTKLLTLAGISTALILGTLVAHEDTTSHSAKNSLPNANSHASSTTEVDMKKLSEAFGHFIGKNLKSPGVAFDLDSIIKGMRDGAEGKAGPMSDQEYEALMFKVQEQAFAKLSEDNLKAAEAFMAKNAQETNVQTIVPGKLQYIILQEGTGTAVDEHGTPSINYTAKYIDGTVFDSSEATGGPVTIPLDQTTAGFSKGINGMKEGEKRRLFVHPDLGFGKTGQLPPNSAIIFEVEVVKAKGDTKNLKDIPEATEEEMLLLEESEATDSKK
- the trxA gene encoding thioredoxin encodes the protein MSEHLKHLDDDNFGTTIATGVTLVDFFADWCGPCKMIAPIIEELAGELAEQATIAKVDIEKAQKVTAQYGVTSIPTLIVFKEGKEIKRFVGVKSKQDLKEAITVSL